In Aureibaculum algae, the following are encoded in one genomic region:
- a CDS encoding oligosaccharide flippase family protein, whose amino-acid sequence MIDGLKDLLSGFRNRNGMSIFYATILARILSFFTSWIALQLIDSKDLGVVIYAFTIISFIIPISGLGLHQSLIRYGSLSASDTTKNQIFKYVLNKGLISSVVLVLLIILISLLFKSYFLNGINYLIILSFAIPTFFLLEIVKVQYRLKHQNKTFALVEVSYNILLIILVTILSYTYKEMGYAIALVIAPLLTSVLFIKKLNIDFKIKVKPDIINFGFWKYGFFASLSNVATKFLTAIDIILIGYLLKNSEMVTVYKYISLIPLSLLFISQVFITTDFVNLTENIYNKNYIKKYIKNYMFLFVFISICIGFSSWLFAEDLLLFFGTEFVNYKASFLVLILGAIGILILRGLYGNLLSIIGKANINYYIAISAIVLNVILNYYLIPNYGIYGAALTSTLLMWVTGIISCFAFYKLYKKFLVHQKLE is encoded by the coding sequence ATGATAGACGGATTAAAAGATTTACTATCAGGTTTTAGAAATAGGAATGGTATGAGTATTTTTTATGCTACCATTTTAGCTAGAATATTATCTTTCTTTACTTCTTGGATTGCTTTACAGCTAATAGATAGTAAAGATTTAGGTGTAGTTATTTATGCTTTTACCATAATTTCATTTATCATACCCATTAGTGGATTAGGGCTTCATCAAAGTTTAATAAGATATGGGTCATTATCAGCATCTGATACCACCAAAAATCAAATCTTTAAATATGTATTAAATAAAGGATTAATATCTTCAGTTGTATTAGTATTACTAATTATTTTAATCAGTTTACTCTTTAAAAGTTATTTTCTAAATGGTATTAATTACCTTATTATTTTATCATTTGCAATCCCCACATTTTTCCTTTTAGAAATTGTAAAAGTTCAGTATAGACTTAAACATCAAAATAAGACATTCGCATTAGTTGAAGTTAGTTATAATATTTTACTCATAATTTTAGTGACTATTTTAAGTTATACTTACAAAGAGATGGGTTATGCCATTGCTTTGGTTATAGCTCCATTATTAACTTCCGTACTATTTATCAAGAAATTAAACATTGACTTTAAAATAAAAGTAAAACCAGATATCATAAATTTTGGCTTTTGGAAATATGGCTTTTTTGCAAGCCTTTCAAATGTTGCAACAAAATTTTTAACCGCAATAGATATTATCTTGATTGGGTATTTATTAAAAAATTCAGAAATGGTTACTGTTTATAAATATATTTCTCTTATTCCACTGAGCTTACTATTTATTTCACAAGTATTTATTACAACTGATTTTGTTAATTTAACAGAAAACATTTACAACAAAAATTACATTAAAAAATACATTAAAAATTACATGTTTTTATTTGTATTTATAAGTATTTGCATTGGGTTTTCCTCATGGCTATTTGCCGAAGACTTATTACTTTTTTTCGGTACTGAATTTGTAAATTATAAAGCCTCGTTCTTAGTTTTAATACTGGGAGCCATTGGTATTTTAATTTTAAGAGGCCTATATGGTAATCTTCTTTCAATCATTGGTAAAGCCAATATCAACTACTATATCGCCATATCGGCTATTGTTTTAAACGTAATTCTTAATTATTATTTAATACCCAACTATGGTATTTACGGAGCTGCTTTAACCTCGACGTTATTAATGTGGGTAACAGGAATAATTTCTTGTTTTGCTTTTTATAAATTGTATAAAAAGTTTCTAGTTCATCAAAAATTAGAATAA
- a CDS encoding glycosyltransferase family 4 protein gives MEKKLHILFLNGWYPSRVMPYNGDFIQRHAEAVAIKNKVTSIHVITDDNINNNLEIEKKQINGVTTIIGYVRPTQNIILKAYLFYKAYKQIFKLIEPYQFVHVNRIYPIGLIAIYLKIFKKKPFIVSEHWTGYLTHNIRGLEKFFSNAIAKNASYICPVSDHLGSMMQKNGLKGNYTTIPNVVNTDIFKPLKIKNKTFTLLHISHMGDQHKNISGQLRVIAKLKEKISNFNFYLIGENSFRYKPIIKELNIESNVILINQIKHSEIPEYMNKADLLIQFSNYENLPCVILEAFACGLPVISTNVGGISEHFPDNFGTLISKNNEKELLTSILIFHKYSNAEKALIMHKYIESKFSPPVLCDKFTSLYEQALLRINK, from the coding sequence TTGGAAAAAAAGTTACATATTTTATTTTTAAATGGATGGTACCCTTCCCGGGTAATGCCCTACAACGGTGACTTTATACAGAGACATGCAGAAGCTGTAGCTATAAAAAACAAAGTGACTTCTATACATGTAATTACAGATGACAATATCAATAATAACTTAGAAATTGAAAAAAAACAAATTAATGGTGTTACTACCATAATTGGTTATGTAAGACCAACTCAAAACATAATATTAAAAGCATACCTTTTTTATAAAGCCTATAAGCAAATATTTAAATTAATTGAACCATATCAATTTGTACATGTTAATAGAATTTATCCCATTGGACTCATTGCTATATATCTAAAAATATTTAAAAAGAAGCCCTTTATAGTATCCGAGCATTGGACAGGTTATCTTACGCATAACATAAGAGGGCTTGAAAAATTTTTTTCTAACGCAATAGCAAAAAACGCATCCTATATTTGTCCTGTTAGTGATCATTTAGGGTCAATGATGCAAAAAAATGGATTAAAAGGTAATTATACAACGATACCTAATGTCGTTAATACGGATATTTTTAAGCCACTAAAAATAAAAAATAAGACATTTACATTATTGCACATCTCGCATATGGGAGACCAGCATAAAAACATTTCTGGTCAATTAAGAGTAATAGCCAAACTAAAAGAAAAAATCTCAAACTTTAATTTTTATTTAATTGGAGAAAACTCTTTTAGGTATAAACCAATTATAAAAGAACTAAATATAGAATCTAACGTAATTCTCATAAATCAAATAAAGCATTCTGAGATTCCGGAATATATGAATAAAGCTGATTTGCTAATACAATTTAGTAATTACGAAAATCTTCCCTGCGTAATTTTAGAAGCTTTTGCTTGCGGATTGCCTGTTATATCAACAAATGTTGGTGGAATTTCTGAGCATTTCCCTGACAACTTCGGGACCCTTATTTCAAAAAATAATGAAAAAGAATTATTAACTAGTATCTTAATTTTTCACAAATATAGTAACGCTGAAAAAGCATTAATTATGCATAAATATATAGAATCAAAATTTTCTCCTCCGGTTCTTTGTGATAAATTTACAAGTCTATACGAACAAGCATTATTAAGAATTAATAAATGA
- a CDS encoding peptidoglycan bridge formation glycyltransferase FemA/FemB family protein has protein sequence MIRYLTRSQIDLFKYDNCILESRSSRVYGYSWYLDAVCDTWHALVLDDYNAVMPLPIRVKYGVNYIYQAPWIQQLGLFSHKKIESKLFEDFIQKIPKKFKLIDMMLNTSNNFSIKHVKPRYNFILPLENNSYQVLLKGYSKGRKSSVKQAQKFGLKIKKTTSAKAIIELFRENKGEDLQKSAQDYLALQRLVNQGQFLRKTLIYEVFNSNDKLLGGAIFLIDEHRITNLFSALNNLGREKQAMSFLVDFIIKYYAGQPFVLDFEGSMITKIASFYKSFGAIKETYFQYKKWQLF, from the coding sequence ATGATTAGGTATTTAACTAGGAGCCAAATAGATCTGTTTAAGTATGATAATTGTATCTTAGAATCAAGGAGTAGTCGTGTTTATGGCTATAGTTGGTATTTAGATGCCGTTTGTGATACTTGGCACGCGTTGGTTTTAGATGATTATAACGCTGTTATGCCATTGCCAATACGGGTTAAATACGGTGTTAATTATATTTACCAAGCTCCGTGGATACAACAATTAGGGCTTTTTTCGCATAAAAAAATAGAATCAAAATTATTTGAAGATTTTATTCAAAAGATACCGAAGAAATTCAAATTGATTGACATGATGCTCAACACCTCCAATAATTTTTCTATAAAGCATGTAAAGCCCAGATATAATTTTATACTACCTCTAGAAAATAATAGTTATCAGGTGTTACTGAAGGGCTATTCAAAAGGTCGGAAAAGCAGTGTGAAACAAGCTCAAAAGTTTGGTTTAAAAATAAAAAAGACGACTTCAGCAAAGGCAATTATTGAGCTGTTTAGAGAAAATAAGGGTGAAGATTTACAAAAGTCTGCACAAGATTATTTAGCACTACAAAGATTAGTTAATCAAGGTCAATTTTTGAGAAAAACACTCATTTACGAAGTTTTTAATTCAAATGATAAGCTACTTGGAGGAGCTATTTTTTTAATAGATGAGCATAGAATTACAAATTTGTTTTCAGCATTAAATAATTTAGGTAGAGAAAAACAAGCCATGTCTTTTTTAGTAGATTTTATAATTAAATATTATGCAGGTCAACCATTTGTTTTAGATTTTGAAGGCTCTATGATTACTAAAATTGCATCTTTTTATAAAAGTTTTGGTGCAATAAAAGAAACCTATTTTCAGTATAAAAAATGGCAATTATTCTAA
- a CDS encoding polysaccharide deacetylase family protein: MLLVYSNKITPRLTYTFKHFFTRILKIQVDFTSKVEDFIAHEGYKLSYAKQPFGNEIFIRSTDLLFEQGINDIEIKMGEWDGVQCFFQTRQEASVPFDIFAATFYLLSRYEEYLPHLRDNHERYPAEDSLAFKHQFLHKPLIDIWAYKFKEVLKEKYPSGKLKKREFKFISTIDVDIAYCFKHKGLVRTVAGYFRDLSKLRLFDLWYRSLVILGFKQDPFDTFDDLISLQKQYNIKTIFFFSVGGYTTFDKNTSSRNVSYQSLIKSVADYAEVGLHPSYFTPKDESKLQKEKLRLESIVNRPIEKSRQHYLRLDLPETYQNLVNLEVKEDYTMGYASHFGFRASTCTPFYFYDLEFEIQTPLKVFPFAVMDGTLKDYLNLPNKKSFEVIIDLANQVKKVDGTFITLFHNETLGNRYRWRRWRKIYIDMFKKLTPSA; encoded by the coding sequence ATGCTACTAGTATATTCCAATAAAATAACGCCTAGGTTAACCTATACTTTCAAACACTTTTTTACAAGAATTTTAAAAATACAAGTTGATTTTACATCAAAAGTAGAAGATTTTATTGCCCATGAAGGATATAAATTATCCTATGCTAAACAACCCTTCGGGAATGAAATATTTATTAGAAGTACTGATCTTCTGTTTGAACAAGGTATTAATGATATTGAAATTAAAATGGGCGAATGGGATGGTGTTCAATGCTTTTTTCAAACACGACAAGAAGCTTCCGTGCCATTTGACATCTTTGCAGCTACCTTTTATTTATTGAGTAGATATGAAGAATACTTGCCGCATCTTAGAGATAATCATGAGCGGTATCCAGCGGAAGATAGCTTAGCATTCAAACATCAATTTTTACATAAACCTTTAATTGATATTTGGGCATATAAATTTAAGGAAGTATTAAAAGAGAAGTACCCCTCAGGTAAATTAAAAAAAAGAGAATTCAAATTTATATCAACCATAGATGTTGATATTGCATACTGTTTTAAACATAAAGGTTTGGTAAGGACAGTGGCTGGATATTTTAGAGATTTATCAAAATTGAGGCTTTTTGATTTATGGTATAGGTCGTTAGTTATTTTAGGGTTTAAACAAGATCCTTTTGATACTTTTGATGACCTCATTAGTCTCCAGAAGCAATATAATATAAAAACTATATTTTTCTTTTCTGTCGGTGGGTATACCACTTTCGATAAAAACACTTCTTCAAGAAATGTGAGTTATCAATCATTAATTAAATCAGTGGCCGATTATGCTGAAGTTGGATTACATCCCTCGTACTTTACGCCTAAAGACGAAAGTAAATTACAAAAAGAAAAATTACGATTAGAATCTATCGTAAATAGACCTATTGAAAAATCGCGACAACATTATTTGCGTTTAGATTTACCAGAAACGTATCAAAATTTAGTGAATTTAGAAGTAAAGGAAGATTATACGATGGGGTATGCTTCTCATTTTGGTTTTAGGGCGAGCACATGTACTCCGTTTTATTTTTATGATTTAGAATTTGAAATTCAAACGCCATTAAAGGTTTTTCCTTTTGCGGTTATGGATGGTACTTTAAAAGATTATTTAAATCTTCCAAATAAAAAGTCTTTTGAAGTAATTATTGACTTAGCCAATCAAGTTAAAAAAGTGGATGGTACTTTTATTACACTTTTTCATAATGAGACATTGGGTAATAGATACAGATGGAGACGGTGGCGTAAAATTTACATAGATATGTTTAAAAAGTTAACACCATCAGCCTAA
- the radC gene encoding RadC family protein — protein sequence MDDKNKPTSIKSWKEDDRPREKLIIKGKDSLSDAELVAILIGSGNRQESAVDLSKRILANVNNNLSELGKLSVNDLMQFKGIGEAKAITIITALELGRRRRLEEALIKPKISSSKAVFDIMQPIIGELLHEEFWLLYLNNSNKIIYKNKLSSGGITGTLVDVRMLFKKALELSSVAIILSHNHPSGNLKPSKADIDLTKKIQEAGKTLDIKVLDHLIITEKDYFSFADGNLM from the coding sequence ATGGACGATAAAAATAAACCAACTTCAATTAAAAGTTGGAAAGAAGATGACAGACCAAGAGAAAAGTTAATTATTAAGGGTAAAGACTCTTTATCTGACGCGGAGTTGGTCGCTATATTAATTGGTTCTGGAAATAGACAAGAAAGTGCTGTAGATTTGTCAAAGCGAATTTTAGCGAATGTAAATAATAACCTAAGTGAATTAGGTAAATTATCTGTTAATGATCTAATGCAATTTAAAGGAATAGGAGAAGCGAAAGCAATTACCATAATTACGGCCTTAGAACTTGGTCGAAGACGAAGATTAGAAGAGGCTTTAATAAAACCAAAAATATCTAGTAGTAAGGCCGTTTTTGATATAATGCAACCTATAATTGGCGAATTATTGCATGAAGAATTTTGGTTACTTTATTTAAATAATTCCAATAAAATTATTTACAAAAACAAATTAAGTAGTGGAGGTATAACGGGCACTTTAGTAGATGTAAGAATGTTATTTAAAAAAGCATTAGAGCTTTCATCTGTTGCAATTATTCTAAGTCATAACCACCCGTCAGGAAATTTAAAACCTAGTAAAGCAGATATTGATTTAACTAAAAAAATACAAGAAGCAGGTAAAACTTTAGATATAAAAGTATTAGACCATTTAATAATAACTGAAAAAGATTACTTTAGCTTTGCAGATGGTAATTTGATGTAG
- a CDS encoding lipopolysaccharide biosynthesis protein: MKFNPKLIFTTPFQKNIATLFSGTLLAQLINVIGALFLAKLYAPEFYGAYSVFLSFVSILTIVNSLKLEYVIITDNSEEKSKNMVNAILIIVLIVSVIHLFLFALFKDFFFKHGIFYILLLLSSITSMFLSNAKLLESYATRKSWFKKIANARVLMAICTVLFQFILFYYSKNGLIYGYAGAVLVLFIFYILISKNIIKKPDLALFKNTVKYHKNIIRFAYPSGLINGVANYILPILILAYFSAAESGVYALGLKVVSVPLFIISSSISQVYFQKASDFFNHAKYKLYDFTKKVALTNILIMLAILLVINTIGIYLLELFFDKDWENLSIYIVILSFFVLGQVAFSPISSLIVIINKMHIGLIFNITLAFINFIAIYIGQLYNNIVYTVLIFSIVGGLSYIILLIYFLSLLKTYKKEV, encoded by the coding sequence GTGAAATTTAATCCTAAACTAATATTTACAACTCCATTTCAAAAAAACATTGCAACACTTTTTAGTGGCACTTTATTAGCTCAATTAATAAATGTAATTGGTGCTTTGTTTTTAGCAAAATTATATGCCCCTGAGTTTTATGGAGCCTATAGTGTTTTTTTAAGTTTTGTAAGTATTTTAACTATTGTAAATAGTTTAAAATTAGAATATGTTATAATTACTGATAATTCAGAAGAGAAAAGTAAAAATATGGTCAATGCCATATTAATTATTGTTTTAATAGTTAGTGTTATACATTTATTCCTTTTCGCACTCTTTAAAGATTTTTTTTTTAAGCACGGAATTTTTTATATCCTATTACTATTAAGTAGTATAACTTCAATGTTTTTATCAAATGCAAAATTATTGGAATCTTATGCTACGAGAAAATCATGGTTTAAAAAAATTGCCAATGCTAGAGTTTTAATGGCAATATGTACCGTACTATTTCAATTTATATTATTTTACTATAGTAAAAATGGACTTATTTATGGATATGCAGGTGCTGTACTTGTCCTTTTTATTTTTTACATTTTAATTTCGAAAAATATTATTAAAAAGCCTGATTTAGCACTATTTAAAAACACGGTTAAGTATCATAAAAACATTATCCGTTTTGCTTATCCTTCAGGATTGATTAATGGTGTTGCCAATTACATTTTACCCATATTGATACTAGCTTACTTTTCTGCTGCAGAATCTGGAGTATATGCGTTAGGCTTAAAAGTAGTATCCGTACCTCTATTTATTATTTCTTCATCTATTTCGCAAGTTTATTTTCAGAAAGCATCAGATTTTTTTAATCATGCTAAATACAAACTTTATGATTTTACAAAAAAAGTAGCCTTAACAAATATATTAATTATGTTAGCCATTCTATTGGTTATAAACACCATTGGCATTTATTTATTAGAATTATTTTTTGATAAGGATTGGGAAAATTTAAGTATTTATATTGTCATTCTCTCTTTCTTTGTACTTGGTCAAGTAGCCTTTTCTCCTATTAGTTCATTAATAGTAATTATTAATAAAATGCATATAGGATTGATTTTTAATATTACCTTGGCTTTTATTAATTTTATAGCCATTTACATTGGTCAGCTCTATAACAATATCGTTTATACCGTTCTTATTTTCTCTATTGTTGGTGGACTGAGTTATATTATTTTATTAATTTATTTTTTATCATTACTTAAAACGTATAAAAAAGAGGTCTAA